One Phragmites australis chromosome 23, lpPhrAust1.1, whole genome shotgun sequence DNA window includes the following coding sequences:
- the LOC133906094 gene encoding probable LRR receptor-like serine/threonine-protein kinase At3g47570 produces the protein MDSAVLDSKSPSPPRCARFFLCSLFIFLSSNTVTLSSAQTSNRTEDDRQALLCFKSGISAPAGVLRSWRKDSLNFCRWRGITCSTTPPIRVVSMELRSVKLRGKLSGCMTALTSLVRMDLSSNGLSGRIPDKIGALPGLQTLMLAGNKLEGNIPPSLSVAASLSDVNISSNKLSGEIPASMFSNSSKLLRVDLQFNALSGVLPHFQNMASLQFLGFSGNFLSGSIPASLGNISSLSSILLARNLLTGSIPESLGHIPNLNILDLSYNRLLGYVPAMLYNVSSLRFFNLSNNRLAGQIPSDIGYSLPNLESLIVSGNTFNGVVPASLANMSMLQVIDLSNNSLRGSLPSLGSLRNLKRLLLRSNMLQAEDWAFLTSLTNCSQLLWFLMDGNVLNGNLPKSVGNLSTKLERLNFGGNKISGTIPAEIGNLVNLTLLEMDQNMLSGIIPSTIGNLRNLFVLRLSMNRLSGEIPSTIGNLPQLNQLFLDDNGLSGNIPASLGQCKRLGMLNLSVNNLDGSIPSEILSISSLSLGLDLSNNNLTGKIPPQIGNLINLGLLNVSNNKLSGEIPSALGLCAVLLTLQMEGNMLSGTITDSLRGLKALQQIDLSENNLSGQIPEFFENFTNLYHLNLSFNKLEGPIPTGGIFSNSNAVMLEGNTALCQIISIFALPICPSTSATKRKINARLLLIIVPPVTIALVSCLFVVATLMKGNTTQPSESYKETMRKVSYGDILKATNWFSPVNRISSSHTASVYIGRFEFDTDLVVIKEFHLGEQGSLNSFFTECEVLKHTRHRNLIQAITLCSTVDFENNEFKAIVYEFMANGSLDMWIHPRLHRGSQRRVLSLGQRIRIAADVASALDYLHNQLIPPLIHCDLKPSNVLLDYDMTSRIGDFGSAKFLSSSLSISTPEDLFGASGTIGYIAPEYGMGCKMSTSGDVYGFGVLLLEMLTAKRPTDTLFGNDLSLHKYVNLAFPDKISDILDPQMPHEDGVFGNLRMQNYIIPLVEIGLMCSMESPKDRPGMQDVCAKIDAIQEAFVETF, from the exons ATGGATTCTGCAGTTCTTGACTCCAaatctccatctcctcctcgctGTGCACGCTTTTTCCTGTGCAGTCTCTTCATTTTTCTGTCCTCCAACACAGTAACACTCTCATCGGCACAAACCAGCAACAGGACCGAGGATGACCGGCAAGCCCTCCTCTGCTTCAAATCCGGCATCTCGGCCCCTGCCGGTGTCCTCAGATCGTGGCGCAAGGACTCGCTCAATTTCTGCAGGTGGCGAGGGATCACCTGCAGCACAACTCCCCCAATCCGTGTGGTGTCCATGGAATTAAGGTCTGTGAAGCTCAGAGGAAAACTGTCAGGTTGCATGACAGCCCTTACTTCTCTAGTGCGGATGGACCTTTCAAGCAATGGTCTTTCTGGAAGGATTCCTGATAAGATTGGTGCACTTCCGGGACTTCAAACTTTGATGCTTGCTGGCAACAAGCTTGAAGGTAACATCCCTCCATCATTGAGTGTAGCTGCATCTCTTAGCGATGTCAATATTTCAAGCAATAAACTATCAGGGGAGATCCCAGCTAGCATGTTCAGTAACTCATCCAAACTACTCAGGGTCGACCTCCAATTTAATGCTCTTTCTGGGGTACTTCCACATTTCCAAAATATGGCATCCCTGCAGTTTCTTGGCTTCTCTGGAAATTTTCTTTCTGGTAGTATTCCAGCATCTTTAGGAAATATTTCGTCCTTAAGTTCCATCCTGCTAGCACGAAACTTGTTGACAGGATCCATTCCAGAATCTCTGGGTCATATTCCGAACTTGAACATTCTAGATCTAAGCTACAACAGATTGTTGGGGTATGTCCCTGCCATGCTGTACAATGTCTCATCACTCCGATTCTTTAACCTAAGCAACAATAGGCTTGCTGGACAGATACCTTCTGACATCGGCTACTCACTCCCAAATCTTGAATCATTGATCGTGAGTGGCAACACATTCAATGGAGTGGTTCCGGCTTCACTGGCCAACATGTCAATGCTCCAAGTGATTGATCTCTCAAATAATTCACTAAGAGGCTCATTGCCATCTCTAGGATCCTTGAGAAACTTGAAACGACTGCTTCTACGAAGTAACATGCTACAAGCTGAAGACTGGGCATTCCTTACCTCCCTGACAAACTGCAGTCAGTTGTTATGGTTTTTGATGGATGGGAATGTCCTGAATGGAAATCTTCCAAAATCAGTTGGCAATCTTTCCACAAAGCTAGAACGGCTTAACTTCGGAGGTAACAAAATTTCAGGAACCATACCAGCTGAGATAGGGAACCTTGTGAATCTCACTCTGCTTGAAATGGACCAGAACATGCTTTCAGGAATCATTCCTTCAACTATTGGGAATTTAAGAAACTTGTTTGTCCTGAGACTGTCAATGAACAGATTGTCAGGTGAAATCCCATCCACAATTGGCAATCTCCCTCAACTAAACCAGCTTTTCTTGGATGACAATGGTTTGTCTGGTAACATACCGGCAAGTCTAGGGCAGTGCAAAAGGTTGGGTATGTTAAATTTATCAGTTAACAACCTTGATGGATCCATACCAAGTGAAATCCTCAGTATTTCTTCCCTTTCTTTGGGGTTGGACTTGTCAAACAACAACCTTACAGGAAAGATACCACCACAAATTGGAAATCTGATCAATCTTGGCCTATTGAATGTTTCCAACAACAAGTTATCTGGTGAAATACCATCTGCACTTGGCCTGTGTGCTGTTCTGTTAACCCTGCAGATGGAAGGCAACATGCTTAGTGGGACTATTACTGACTCTTTGCGTGGACTGAAGGCCCTACAACAGATAGATCTCTCTGAAAACAACCTATCCGGTCAAATTCCAGAATTCTTCGAGAACTTCACCAACTTATATCATCTTAATCTATCATTCAACAAACTTGAAGGACCAATTCCAACCGGTGGTATCTTCAGTAATTCGAATGCAGTTATGTTGGAAGGCAACACAGCATTATGTCAAATAATTTCCATATTTGCATTGCCGATCTGCCCCAGCACATCCGCAACTAAAAGAAAAATCAATGCACGCCTGCTGCTGATAATAGTCCCACCAGTTACTATTGCTTTAGTATCATGTTTGTTTGTTGTTGCCACTCTTATGAAGGGAAACACAACCCAACCATCTGAAAGCTACAAAGAGACAATGAGGAAGGTGTCATATGGAGACATTCTTAAAGCCACCAATTGGTTCTCTCCAGTCAACAGGATCAGCTCAAGTCATACAGCATCAGTCTACATTGGTCGGTTCGAGTTTGACACAGACCTTGTTGTCATCAAGGAATTTCATCTTGGTGAGCAAGGTTCGCTCAATAGCTTTTTCACCGAGTGCGAAGTGCTAAAACATACCCGCCATCGCAATCTCATTCAAGCAATCACCTTGTGCTCGACAGTAGATTTTGAGAACAATGAATTCAAGGCTATAGTATATGAGTTCATGGCAAATGGTAGCCTGGACATGTGGATACACCCAAGGCTACACCGAGGAAGCCAAAGGAGGGTGTTAAGTTTAGGTCAAAGGATCAGAATTGCTGCAGATGTGGCTTCTGCTCTTGATTATCTGCACAACCAATTGATACCTCCATTGATTCACTGCGATTTGAAGCCTAGCAATGTTCTTTTGGACTACGACATGACCTCGCGCATTGGTGACTTTGGGTCAGCAAAATTTCTCTCTTCAAGTCTTAGTATTAGTACTCCAGAAGACTTGTTTGGTGCCTCAGGAACCATTGGATATATCGCACCTG AATATGGGATGGGATGCAAAATGTCAACCAGTGGTGATGTATATGGTTTTGGGGTGCTGCTACTAGAAATGCTCACGGCAAAGCGACCAACTGACACACTATTTGGCAATGACCTCAGCCTTCATAAGTATGTGAACTTAGCATTCCCTGACAAAATAAGTGACATTTTAGATCCCCAAATGCCACATGAGGACGGAGTTTTTGGTAATCTACGCATGCAAAACTATATCATACCATTGGTTGAAATTGGCCTTATGTGCTCCATGGAATCACCAAAAGATAGACCAGGAATGCAAGATGTTTGTGCAAAAATTGATGCCATCCAAGAGGCATTTGTTGAAACCTTTTGA
- the LOC133906211 gene encoding ferritin-1, chloroplastic, with protein sequence MMLRVSPSPAAAQLAGAGLAPASVRVALAPRGLRSAGTACGAAGKGKEVLSGVVFQPFEEIKGELSLVPQSPNQSLARHKFVDDCEAAINEQINVEFNASYAYHSLFAYFDRDNVALKGFAKFFKESSDEERDHAEKLMKYQNKRGGRVRLQSIVTPITEFDHPEKGDALYAMELALALEKLVNEKLHNLHSVATRCNDPQLTDFIEGEFLQEQVDAIKKISEYVAQLRRVGKGHGVWHFDQMLLEEEA encoded by the exons ATGATGCTTAGGGTTTCGCCTTCTCCGGCCGCCGCCCAGCTCGCTGGTGCGGGCCTGGCCCCTGCTTCCGTGAGGGTGGCGTTGGCGCCGCGCGGCCTGCGGTCCGCTGGGACGGCGTGCGGGGCGGcggggaaggggaaggaggtGCTCAGCGGAGTCGTCTTCCAGCCCTTCGAGGAGATCAAGGGGGAGCTCTCTCTCGTGCCCCAGAGCCCCAACCAGTCTCTCGCGCGCCACAAGTTCGTCGACGACTGCGAGGCCGCCATCAACGAGCAGATCAA TGTGGAGTTCAATGCCTCCTATGCGTACCACTCCCTCTTCGCCTATTTCGACCGTGATAATGTAGCTCTCAAGGGCTTTGCCAA GTTCTTTAAGGAATCAAGTGATGAGGAGAGGGATCACGCTGAAAAACTCATGAAGTACCAG AACAAACGTGGAGGGAGGGTGAGGCTTCAATCAATTGTGACGCCCATAACAGAGTTTGATCACCCTGAGAAAGGAGATGCTTTGTACG CGATGGAGCTGGCTCTGGCTCTTGAAAAGCTGGTTAATGAGAAGCTGCACAACCTGCATAGT GTGGCGACTAGGTGCAATGATCCTCAGCTGACTGACTTCATCGAGGGTGAATTTCTTCAGGAGCAG GTTGATGCCATCAAGAAGATCTCAGAGTACGTCGCCCAGCTGAGAAGAGTGGGCAAGGGGCATG GAGTGTGGCACTTTGATCAGATGCTGCTTGAGGAAGAGGCCTGA
- the LOC133906095 gene encoding uncharacterized protein LOC133906095: MPRLAPGRARSYRLELDPGMDEMDPKKGVRFGRVGHRSSSAVLSFIGWSCRMSWRLSLTHSFMHSLARARVDGECVQVDEGRVAKQATPPPPPRARVASWSRIPATMAVAAPGISTSTSPSSGFRIRVTTVVSTTVAHRHRLFCRQRRTVPSPSLGFAEFSSGQQHHRGRRGSFGCVGAQCSRHRRAGAFRATFFYSGRCFVGGLHGGATPADGGYALLRPGREVEQRGLAQLRLGGSPCGAHVLISHEFTHTP, from the exons ATGCCCCGCCTAGCACCTGGGAGAGCTCGATCCTACAGACTGGAACTCGATCCGGGCATGGATGAGATGGATCCGAAGAAAGGAGTTCGATTTGGGAGGGTCGGTCACAGATCGTCATCAGCTGTGTTGTCCTTCATCGGGTGGTCGTGcaggatgtcgtggaggctGAGCTTGACACACTCCTTCATGCACAGCCTCGCCCGTGCCAGGGTTGATGGCGAGTGTGTGCAGGTCGATGAGGGCAGGGTGGCCAAGCAagcaacgccgccgccgccgccgcgagcaAGGGTTGCCTCGTGGTCTCGGATTCCGGCGACCATGGCGGTTGCCGCCCCGGGCATCTCAACCTCGACGAGTCCGTCGTCGGGATTTCGCATCCGCGTCACCACCGTCGTTTCCACCACTGTCGCCCACCGTCATCGCCTCTTTTGCCGTCAAAGGCGCACAGTTCCATCGCCTTCGCTT GGGTTTGCCGAGTTTAGCTCTGGCCAGCAGCATCATCGTGGCCGTCGAGGTAGCTTTGGCTGCGTTGGTGCCCAGTGTAGTCGTCACCGACGAGCTGGTGCCTTTCGTGCTACCTTCTTCTACTCCGGCCGGTGTTTCGTCGGTGGACTGCATGGTGGGGCCACACCAGCTGATGGTGGGTACGCGCTGCTGCGCCCAGGCAGAGAGGTCGAACAGAGAG GCCTGGCGCAGCTCCGGCTAGGCGGGTCACCATGCGGAGCACATGTCCTCATCTCCCATGAATTCACCCACACACCATGA